In Primulina eburnea isolate SZY01 unplaced genomic scaffold, ASM2296580v1 ctg592_ERROPOS1100000+, whole genome shotgun sequence, the DNA window GTCTTGGAATGTGTCTTGGTCTGAGGCAGATCTATTCCCGTTGTTGTGGCTGGGTTTTGGATAGTTTGGGTGGCTCACAAGTATTCGAGTGCATGGGGTTGAAGTCATGGCTAGGGCAGTGCAGGAAGGTTTGGTTGTGGTCTAGGATGGTTTGGCTTTGAGGTGGAAAATTGGGGTTTTTGCCCGCAAGATTAGCGCCTCGGCGCTGCCCTTTCAGCGCCACGGCACTTGAGCTTCGGCGCTTATAGCGCCGCGCCACAGCGCTACTCAGctggcgcctaggcgctagtcCAGCACTTGagagatttttattttgatgaGCATGGTTCGTTTTTGGTGTTGTTATATCAATGTGTTCAAGGTTTTTGACGGTTTAATTTTGTTCATATAGGTTTGGTCTGGAGCCTTTGAAATATGGTTTAAATTTGGTTAAGTTCGGATTAAAACGGAGACTCCGGTCTAAGTTTAAGCGAACTATATACTGAAATTAAGGTTTGAGCTcgattttacgtctaagaaatgaatatcaatatgttttTAAGGCGTTCGATAAGTGTGATTGGGAACATGTCATTTTTGCAGCTAAGCATATTAACAGTTCTGGCAGTGCCCTGACAACTGTTaatgcattttttttaaatgtacaTGTTACTATTGAACATGAATTGTTATGTTGATGTTAGAaacacgttgcatgcttggttttaaaaaaAGTATGTATATGCATGAGTTTATGATTGTGTGTATTTTCGGTCacgacatttaaaaaaaatatttcagtaGAATTTTAAGTAATAAACGTTTCAATATTCAGGTACAAGCTCTCACTGTCTATATATCTCTCAATTTACAAACTCGAAACCTATTTGGATTAATTAGCTCGGAAACTGAACATCTTTAGAGCAAGGGAGCTAGGATGCTGATGTAAAATGCTAATTAACAAACAAGTAACAACAATAAATAGGAAAacgaatttaaatatttaaaatcaattttattttcaatttgtaTATAAATCGAGTCCCCGTCTACGACCAAAAAACCCATTTTCAATCACCCCTACATAACCTATTATAGCACCAACCAATACCCACAAAGACTCACAAGTTAGCGTGGTAAACTTCAGTTAGATCAGGATAATACAAACCCCAGTGCCTCTCGGTTCCTTCAGGCTTCAAATCTTCATTAAAAAACGCAAAAATGTAAGTGTCGACGTTTTTATTTGGCCTCCGAGGTGTCCCTTGTCCAGATGATACGAGCCCAATCAAATTATTCACATAAATCTGCGCATTCCCTATACTTGCATCAGTACCTCCCTCAGTTGGCCACCCAGTTTCCGACACCACAATCTCGATATTTTCTCCTCCAATTTTCTCTAATGCAGCATATACTGTATCCACCATAGCATCAAACAGGTTATAGTACGTCAGCGGGCCATCAGGAACAGGTGCAACGGTGCTCTGCAAGAGAGCGTAATCCAACGAGACGTGTTCGGGTTCGCCTGCACGTGGGAAATACGGGTATACGTTGACAAGAAGAGGGCTGTTTTTGGCGGCTAAAATGGAGACGATTTGCGTCATTACAGGTGTGGTTTCCGGGGAGAAAACGCCCTGTGATGGAGGAAACGAGGGTTGTAAAACTGCCATGGAAACCGTGGTGCTGACTTGAATGCCGCCTAAGTTTGCTGCTTCCAGGGCGGCAGCCAGGTTTTGCATTGCGCCGGGTACGTATTGGGCTAATTCCCCTGGAATCACTTCATTGCCTGCAGATATACATAGAATACTCAGACCCGATGCATAGGGAACCACATTCCGGTCCACCCACGACCTCGATGCTGATGGGTCGGCAGCAAGAGCTTGTAGGTCTTCGTTTCGGGTGCCAACGATGGCGGCAATCCCTGAACCTTGCAATGCGGCAAGCACATCAGGGTTCGGCTCAAAAAGACGAATTTTTTGGACTCCTCTTGATTTTAGGACTGCAATGGCATCAAATGGAGACGGAAGATTGTCGCCTAAGAGTCCGTAGTTGATGCCTATTCCTCGTGCAACTTCAAGAAACAAGAAGTTAATTCAAGAAATTATTTAGAAACTCAACCAAGAAAAGATTTGTGATAGAATATTAAACAAtgagaaatttaatttatttttaaaagataataaaaatttattttcaagcATACCTGGATTGATGGTTAAAAAGATGGTTACGACCAGGGCCAATGCATGGAAGTACTccattatataataaataatagtcTATAAAAATTAAGCTTGTGATGAAGTGAATAAATTTGAACTTTTGATGTTACTGAGTTCGAATTTTTGTAGAGAATTTAGAATGGTAATTATTATATTGGCGAGCAATTTATGGTAGAATGCATGCGTATCTTAATTTGATGTCATGcctaaatataatttgatagtTATTCATCCGTAATTCTTTACAATGTATAAATACATTTGCAGATATTTGATATGCATACTTATTTATAGAATGATTTTGTGCTATATGGATATACAAGatatgcatgcatgtggtttctTATATTTTTTCCTACGCAGCATGCTGTGAAAATTATCCTGTATATTTTGACCAAATTATAAGGATCGTTGAATTTCCGAAAATGAAGCGGTGATTCGCAAAAATGTGAAGAATTCACTTGATCCATTAGTTTTCAGACTAGGAGGTTGAAATTCACTAGGTGGAGGATCACCATATCCATTTACATATATCTGTGCGATTTGATAGTTgacttattatttttataaattgatattttttttccaaaaaacgAATGATTGGTATTTGTTTATAacactgattttttttttttctttcttggtACTTGTAATAATTTCTCTCACATTTTATTCAATGTTACGGTTGGCTCTCTAGCTATTTTGAATTTGAACTTGAAAAATTGGTCCATCTAATATTTTTTGCTTTGACTGTTTGCATGGTAAACATTCATACTTTTAAATAATAGTTCAGCAATAATTAATTATCTGAGATTTATTATAAATGAGCATattcaaacaatttttttaatagatttttttaaaatttttattaatagATTTTGTTATAAAAAAGGTACTTCTATCCATCGCTCAATAAtactaatcaatttttttttatgaataaaagacaaaataaataatgtaaattGACGGTCATCTGCTTAAttaaaaacatattttaatGTAATAGGGAACCGATAACTTGACTTTTTGTTGGAATTTATGACTTTTGTTGGAATTTATGAGTTTTAGAGTTTGACAAACAAATTCATTGGAAAATTTTCCCTTTCCTGGACCATCCAGCCATGCATGGACCCTCATGAGGATAAGTTTCCCTTTCCTGGACCCTCATGATAAACAAATTCACAAGAAAAGTTTTTGTTGGAATTTATGATCATGACTCGATGCTAGTACCCTCACGAGCACAGCCCCTCTCTTGGATAGGACCCGCACAGCCTCCTCCTTTAATTCCCAAACGATCTAGCCCTAGTTTCCCTTGAACCCCTAAAATCGTTCAGCCTTGCCTTGTCTTTTTCAGGCCTTAATTTGCATCTAAGAGTCCTTAAACCCGCTGTGAATCGATACCCTAAGATCCTTAACCTGGCAGCCTATTCCCTTTAACAAGAAACATCATGAATCATGCAagaaaaatcatgtttttcatgtatagaCCCTTAAAAACGAAAATACCATGATGCTTTGAGATTTTTCATACAAGAACACCTAATCacacataatatggtatgaATTATGAGAAAAGAATGGATAAGGCGTGTCTTTGCATGATTCACGAacgaaaataatttttagatgcAAAGAACGTTGGCGGAGAGACGGGGAGACCTAGCTGtgattttccttcaaaattcccACGTGAATTGCCTTGAAAGTGagggtgtgtgcgtgagttttgtTGGAGAAAACCGTAGGAGTCTTTAGCTGGTAAGGCATGAGTTTTGAGTGCAGAAAATAGGGTTTAGAAGTCaagttttaatataaataattgtgTAGAAACTTATGTCCAATACCTTAGTATAATAGGTCCATTATGCCTATTATAAAGTAGGAAAAATATCTAATAGCCGAGCCTTCAGAAAGTCGTTGTTTTATTCCAAAATCGATTACTGACTTAAAATACGACTCGACATTTAAAAACACTTCAAAGACACCATTTTCGAATATCACACCTTAAATATACCatgtattaaataattaaaaataataatttaacagGGGCTAGTGACGTTGGTTAAGGGGCAAAGTGTAAAAATCGAGAGTTTAAGGATCTAAATGCACAAGGCCGAAAAATTCAGGGCTAAACCATAATTTTAAGAAGTCCATGGACTGAAACTGAGAAGACTGAAAGTTCCAAGCTGAAATAtggcattttcgaaaattcagggatttaatttcaaattttggaAAGTACAGGGACTGTTTTGCGAAATCTTGAATTTTAGGGTCAAACAGTTAATTTCAAGGGTTTAGTGCCAGATTtgataaaattcgaaatttattgGGGCAAGATGCAATTTTCGAAATCTTTTGGGCCCAAATGGAGAATTTCGAAACTTTAAGGGGATGAAAGCAATTTTCGAAACTTATTTTGGGTGACTAATGATAGAAGTTCTTCAAATTTTGGACTCGATTGGATTTGATAGTATATTTGTCACAgaaatgatatttatttcaggtGTAGCTTACTATGaattgctagattcaggagctacacacTCATTTATATTTGAAACGTTTGTCAAAAGACCGAAGATTATACCCGAGGATTTGGATTTGGCTTTAAAGTTTTCACTACTTCGTTTGCTGAAGAAtgctgaaacgtccactacttgtTTTGCTTAAAACattctagaatttttttttcccttaATCTTCATCATTCGAAATATACTTTAAAATACCTTGAcaccattttttaaaataaaaaaaccaacattcatttgaaaatcaaaagaaaataGTTTGAATCATATAATCGTTaaatgttttaccaaacctaaaaacaatatttaaaagGTATAGctcattctatcaatctctcaaaaaccactcataatcatgataaaagtcataaaatatcattaacataacttaaaatcataaatcctaAACTAGTGAGGAAAACTAGCTTAAGTCCtcaggttatgtgcaccttcagtccaatcagatcaaccatcaaaacctccattatctttattatcataatcatctgcatcaatcacacctagtgaatcaaaagactcaacacaccataatcttgataacaaataatacatatacagatcacataaaacagtgaaaatactttaacttaaaatatcattttcatcaagatgcataaactttaaacataaacattttcatattgaTACATCAacttttaaacataaacattttcataagaatttccataaacatttcatagacatttttataaatattttcatatcgacataaacatattcatattcattataaacatattcatatgtgtatccatattcatatcaacatattcatattcattttccgttgaattcagatcgttaattgtgactttcgcattcttcgtattgggcgatggatccatctacatgtaaccacagtactaggcggtggggacaccagcgacactctcacccgtcaactaggccttggccttacactacaagaaaaacatCAATCAACAACACTCAtaccacaacggtttttattaaaaccgttgtcttttttcttttaacaacgATTTTAACAGAAACCGTCGTCGTAGCCTAAAAAACCCCgcttatagacaacggtttttgaaaaaccgttgtcttttatgtgtctacgacaacggtcgacaacagtttttttaaaccgttgtctatgagcgttttttttacaacggtttttaaaaactgttgtctaaaagctttttttttttgctacaacAACGCTTTTaacaaccgttgtctatgagtgAATTTTTTTTAGACTACAACAACGGATTTTTAAAACCATTGTCTTTTAGATGGTTTTTTTGAGCTACAACAacgttttttcaaaaaccgttgtctatataAGATTCTGTCAAGGGTCAAAGACAATGGGTTgtgtaaaccgttgtctttcggaTGGGTTTTtaactacgacaacggttttttaaaacgttgtcgtttcttagtgttttatttggttaacgacaacggtttttgaaaaaacgtTGTCGTAGTTTCtagttttttgaaaaaaatctgttaatatttagcgacggttttataaaattccgtcgctaaatttaaatttagcgacgttttaaaaaacccgtcgctaatttagcgaCAGTTCCCGCTTgttcgtcgctaaatatagcgacagttttcagcaaaccgtcgccgatttaatgTAGCGACGATTTACATAAACAAACCGTTGCTAAAATTAGCGACTTTTCCCGCCTGTTTGacgctaaatgtagcgacggttttatcaaACCATCGCCGATTTACTTTAGCGAAGGTTTACGCAAAATCCTGTCGttactagcgacggtttactcAAATACCGTCGCACAAGTGTCTATAAATATCCGCGTccttgctcatttccttcacacccCTAAGTCATTTCCTTAGTTAGTTTCACTTCTCAAATTTTTTTCCTATTTTCCCaaacttaaattttaagttaaagattataaatatattaatttagcAAGATTGTTAGTTTATTTTGTTAGGTTTATCAAATTATAaccgtaatttttttttattttacgaaaAAAATAGCGAcgtaaatcataaaaaaaaccgTCGTTCATTAGCGACGGCGGTCAta includes these proteins:
- the LOC140821501 gene encoding putative glucan endo-1,3-beta-glucosidase GVI, translated to MEYFHALALVVTIFLTINPVARGIGINYGLLGDNLPSPFDAIAVLKSRGVQKIRLFEPNPDVLAALQGSGIAAIVGTRNEDLQALAADPSASRSWVDRNVVPYASGLSILCISAGNEVIPGELAQYVPGAMQNLAAALEAANLGGIQVSTTVSMAVLQPSFPPSQGVFSPETTPVMTQIVSILAAKNSPLLVNVYPYFPRAGEPEHVSLDYALLQSTVAPVPDGPLTYYNLFDAMVDTVYAALEKIGGENIEIVVSETGWPTEGGTDASIGNAQIYVNNLIGLVSSGQGTPRRPNKNVDTYIFAFFNEDLKPEGTERHWGLYYPDLTEVYHANL